TGCGCCTGTTGCTGATAGCTTTGGCGGACTATTGGCTCTTCGATTCTGGCTCGGTTTCTTCGGTAGTCCTGCCTTGGCTAATGGCGGAGCTACCGTGGGAGACATGTTTTCGTTGATATACATCCCCTTCGGACTCTCCTGGTGGGTGTTTAGTGCGTGGGCTGGTCCATCTCTTGGTGGTCTGCTTGGAGGATTCGCTGCTCAAGCCAAAGGTTGGAGATGGCCTTTGTGGGAAATTGTGTGGATGGCCTCACTTGGACTtgtcttgctgctggctttcATGCCCGAGACGTCGTCGGCTACAATTCTCTTGCGACGGGCTCGTCGATTGCGCGCGTTGACAGGAAACCCGAGACTTCAATCTCAAAGCGAGATTGATCAACGCCACATGACTGCAACCCAGATCCTCTCCTCTGCGCTGGTCAGACCAGTTGAGATTATGCTTAAAGATCCGTCCATCTTTTTCGTCAACTTGTACACTGGCTACTTTTACGGTGTATTCTACACCTTCTTCGAAGTGTTCCCTCTAGTATTCCCGGTGTTCTACGGCTTCAACCTCGGACAGACTGGTCTCACTTTTCTGTCATGTCTTGTCGGCGTCATCATCGGTCTCGCTGCGTACTTTGCCTACCTGCAATTTTACATGGTTCCCGATAACATCAAAAATGGCTTTCGAGAACAGGAACATCGACTTGTCCCTGCCATCATCGGCTCATTCCTATTGCCAATTGGtctcttcatcttcgcctGGACAGCTAGGTCCAGCATTCACTGGATTGTGCCTCTGATTGGTGTGGCGATCTTCTGTGTCGGACATTTCTGGACCATGCAGTCCCTGTTCATTTACATCCCCTTCTCGTATCCTCAGTATGCTGCTTCGCTCTTTGCTGGAAATAGTATTTGGCGATCTGGCATTGCTGGTGGAGCGGTAGTCTTTGCTCGTCCCCTGTTCATCAATCTGGGTGTGGATAGGGGTGTGACTCTGTTGGCGGGCTTGAGTGTTGGTGGTATTTTTGGAACTATTGCCATTTATGTATTTGGCAAGAAACTCCGAGCGAGATCCAAGTTTGCGCAGAGTTAAGATGTGAACCCATAGAGCGAGATTTCCTCGAGGAGCAGAGGTGGAAGAGAGCAAGGATTGGTTAGCACTTGGAATTTCCGAATAAGATCGTTTTTGACATCTTGGAATATTCGGAAGCATTTACGGAGCACCTAATTAGATTTTATAGATGATACAACTGAAATTCGTTTTTTACTTAGACCATTGCGCCTTTTTGTGACATTTCTCCTTCATTATGTAGAACAATCTAGTCCCCCAATGGATATGCATGCAAAACCTGCCCATAAAACAACTCTGCATCCTTCGACGCCAAAAACACATAACTCGGTGCGATTTCGCTTGGCTGTCCAGGCCGACCTAACTGCGAATTCTTACCAAAATCTTTCATCTGCTCAGGCGGCCGCGACGCCGCCTGAATCGGGGTGTGAACCGGCCCAGGCGCCACGGCGTTTACTCGAATCCCCTTTGGCATCAACTGCTTCGCCAAAGACTGTGTGAACGAGGCGAT
The genomic region above belongs to Pochonia chlamydosporia 170 chromosome 2, whole genome shotgun sequence and contains:
- a CDS encoding cycloheximide resistance protein (similar to Aspergillus niger CBS 513.88 XP_001394871.1), yielding MLDLIREAPIGQAIRLLSRRRLLQYPEEKADFQIPEQYTSLLDRGEKDVGNQSSSSNGVLTTPSETENTNASGILTHDGDDIESLGRTRTLTSTRSAPFTNERLQAERVMELQKTKSIAIAPQTTTDGIILVDWYTSDDPANPQNWSTFKKYFVVFVLCFYTFTVYCAGPIYATAEEGIQKEFGVSPVASTLGLSLYVLAYGIGDLLFSPLSEIPSIGRNPIYYLTFIVFWVLSFPAPVADSFGGLLALRFWLGFFGSPALANGGATVGDMFSLIYIPFGLSWWVFSAWAGPSLGGLLGGFAAQAKGWRWPLWEIVWMASLGLVLLLAFMPETSSATILLRRARRLRALTGNPRLQSQSEIDQRHMTATQILSSALVRPVEIMLKDPSIFFVNLYTGYFYGVFYTFFEVFPLVFPVFYGFNLGQTGLTFLSCLVGVIIGLAAYFAYLQFYMVPDNIKNGFREQEHRLVPAIIGSFLLPIGLFIFAWTARSSIHWIVPLIGVAIFCVGHFWTMQSLFIYIPFSYPQYAASLFAGNSIWRSGIAGGAVVFARPLFINLGVDRGVTLLAGLSVGGIFGTIAIYVFGKKLRARSKFAQS